One Mobula hypostoma chromosome 31, sMobHyp1.1, whole genome shotgun sequence genomic window carries:
- the LOC134339904 gene encoding uncharacterized protein LOC134339904 isoform X1, with translation MFSRPASNSPLDGGEASSMIVEYEQNTDPPHRKWWNVLYQVVVNQGNWTCCVDISPLIREVSSVLIHDSQSGKTQGSAMGDLGQSLTSTPAGSVNSGTDNQSDTTQEARGSAMGDLGQSLTSTPAGSVNSGTDSQLDTTREAEGSVMEEPGPGLTTTPAGSSSSITDSYSDAAREAQESVTGEPGLGLTTTPAGSSSSDA, from the exons ATGTTCTCCCGACCAGCGTCAAACTCTCCTCTTGACGGCGGAGAAGCCAGTTCAATGATTGTTGAATATGAACAAAACACAGACCCCCCACACAGGAAATGGTGGAATGTCTTATATCAAgtagtagtaaatcaaggcaactggacctGCTGTGTTGACATTTCGCCACTCATCCGAGAggtttcttcagttctgatccatg ATTCCCAGTCGGGCAAAACTCAAGGATCAGCGATGGGTGATCTTGGTCAGAGCTTAACCAGCACCCCAGCAGGGTCTGTGAACTCGGGTACAGATAACCAGTCGGACACAACTCAGGAAGCACGTGGATCAGCGATGGGTGATCTTGGTCAGAGCTtaaccagtaccccagcagggtCTGTGAACTCAGGTACAGATTCCCAGTTGGACACAACTCGGGAGGCTGAAGGATCAGTGATGGAAGAACCTGGTCCAGGGTTGACCACCACTCCAGCAGGGTCATCAAGTTCCATTACAGATTCCTATTCGGACGCAGCTCGGGAAGCCCAGGAATCAGTCACTGGAGAACCTGGTCTGGGTTTGACCACAACCCCAGCAGGATCTTCAAGCTCAG atgcgtaa
- the LOC134339904 gene encoding uncharacterized protein LOC134339904 isoform X2, whose amino-acid sequence MKSISLPEYLEEITLALMEDSQSGKTQGSAMGDLGQSLTSTPAGSVNSGTDNQSDTTQEARGSAMGDLGQSLTSTPAGSVNSGTDSQLDTTREAEGSVMEEPGPGLTTTPAGSSSSITDSYSDAAREAQESVTGEPGLGLTTTPAGSSSSDA is encoded by the exons ATGAAGTCTATATCTTTACCTGAGTATCTGGAAGAAATCACTCTCGCTTTGATGGAGG ATTCCCAGTCGGGCAAAACTCAAGGATCAGCGATGGGTGATCTTGGTCAGAGCTTAACCAGCACCCCAGCAGGGTCTGTGAACTCGGGTACAGATAACCAGTCGGACACAACTCAGGAAGCACGTGGATCAGCGATGGGTGATCTTGGTCAGAGCTtaaccagtaccccagcagggtCTGTGAACTCAGGTACAGATTCCCAGTTGGACACAACTCGGGAGGCTGAAGGATCAGTGATGGAAGAACCTGGTCCAGGGTTGACCACCACTCCAGCAGGGTCATCAAGTTCCATTACAGATTCCTATTCGGACGCAGCTCGGGAAGCCCAGGAATCAGTCACTGGAGAACCTGGTCTGGGTTTGACCACAACCCCAGCAGGATCTTCAAGCTCAG atgcgtaa
- the LOC134339904 gene encoding mucin-19-like isoform X3, translated as MKYFERLAMCCINSKVPDSQSGKTQGSAMGDLGQSLTSTPAGSVNSGTDNQSDTTQEARGSAMGDLGQSLTSTPAGSVNSGTDSQLDTTREAEGSVMEEPGPGLTTTPAGSSSSITDSYSDAAREAQESVTGEPGLGLTTTPAGSSSSDA; from the exons atgaagtactttgagagattGGCTATGTGTTGCATCAACTCCAAAGTTCCAG ATTCCCAGTCGGGCAAAACTCAAGGATCAGCGATGGGTGATCTTGGTCAGAGCTTAACCAGCACCCCAGCAGGGTCTGTGAACTCGGGTACAGATAACCAGTCGGACACAACTCAGGAAGCACGTGGATCAGCGATGGGTGATCTTGGTCAGAGCTtaaccagtaccccagcagggtCTGTGAACTCAGGTACAGATTCCCAGTTGGACACAACTCGGGAGGCTGAAGGATCAGTGATGGAAGAACCTGGTCCAGGGTTGACCACCACTCCAGCAGGGTCATCAAGTTCCATTACAGATTCCTATTCGGACGCAGCTCGGGAAGCCCAGGAATCAGTCACTGGAGAACCTGGTCTGGGTTTGACCACAACCCCAGCAGGATCTTCAAGCTCAG atgcgtaa